GCGTTCCCGAAGACCGTGAGCAACTGCTGGGCGTGCTGCGCCAGGCGCACGACCGCTCGCTGCTCGATGCCGACGCCCTGTCGATGATCGAGGGCGTGCTGCAGGTGGCAGAGCTGTCGGCCGGCGACGTCATGGTCCCGCGCGCCCAGATGGACGTCATCGACGTCTCCGAGTCCCCCGAGAGCTTCCTGCCCAAGGTCATCGCGACCGCTCACTCGCGCTTCCCGGTGGTCGAGGGCGACCGGGACAAAGTCGTCGGCATCCTGCACGCGAAGGAACTGCTGCGGATGTACAGCGGCGAGGAGGTCGACCTGCGCGACCTGCTTCGGCCGGCGATCTTCATTCCCGAGTCCAAGCGGCTGAACGTGCTGCTGCGCGAGTTCCGCGTCAATCGCAACCACCTGGCGATCGTCGTCGACGAGTACGGCGGCACCGCGGGCCTGGTCACGATCGAGGACGTGCTCGAGCAGATCGTCGGCGACATCGAGGACGAGTTCGACTTCGACGAGGAGATCGACCACATCGTCCCTGTCGAGCCGGGCGCCACCGGCCCTCGCTGGCGAGTGCGCGCGATCGCCGGCATCCGCCAGCTCAACGAGATCGCCGGCAGTTCGCTGTCCGACGAGGACGTCGACACCGTGGGCGGGCTGGTCACCGACGCGCTGGGCCGGGTGCCGCGCCGCGGCGAGCGGGTCGAGATCGGCGGACTGTCCTTCGAGGTCCTGCGCGCCGACGCGCGGCAGGTGCACCTGCTGCTGGTCGAGCCGGTGGCCGCCGCCCCGCAGGGCGACGGCCAGGCCGGGCCGCGCGACTGAGCGGCCCGGTGCTGCGCGATCGGCTCCGGCGGGCCGCAGCGCCCGGCGCGGCCTTCGCGGCGGGCCTCGTTCACGCAGCGTCCTTCGCGCCGCTGGGCCTGTGGTGGCTGCAGCTGCTGGCGCTCGCCGCCGCGATCCGCATCGCTTGCGCCGCGCGCTCGCCGACGCTCGCCGGCCTCGCCTTCGGTTTCGGCTGGTTCGTCAGCGGCGTCGCCTGGCTGTTCGTCAGCATGCACCGCTACGGCGGCATGCCGGCGCCGATGGCGGCGGCCGCGCTCGTGCTCTTCGCGCTCTACCTGGGCGCCTTCGCCGCGACCGGCATCGCCCTGGCGACGCCGTCGCTGCGCCGCGCGCTCCCCGGCGGCGCCGGCCGCACGCCGCGCGGCGTGGCCGGCGCCGCGCTGCTGTTCGCGGGCCTGTGGGGAGCCGGCGAGATGCTGCGCGGCTGGCTGTTCACCGGGTTCCCCTGGCTGTCCTCGGGCTACGCGCAGGTCGACGGCCCGCTCGCAGGGCTGGCGCCGGCGGTCGGCGTGCACGGCGTCGGCGCCGCGGCCGCGCTGGTCGCGGCCGCCCTGGCCCTCGCGGCGCCCCCGTCCCGGCGCGAGGGCGAGTCGGCCGGCCCGGGCGCCTCGGCCGGCCGCCGGGCCGCGAGCGGCGCTCTCGCCGCCGCCCTCGCCTGCCTGGCGCTGCCGCTGCTCGCCGGCCTGGCGCTGCTGCCGGTCCGCTGGGCCGACGAAGTCGGCGAGCCGATCCGCGTGCGGCTGCTGCAAGGCAACGTGCCGCAACAGATGAAGTTCGACCCGGCCCGCAGCGTGGCAGCGATGCAGGCCTACGCCCAGGCGATCGCCGCGGAGCCGGCCGACCTGATCGTGCTGCCCGAGACCGCCTGGACCGTGCCGTGGTCGCGCACGCCGCCGTCGATCGCCGCGGCCATCGTCGACGCGGTCGGCGACGGCGTCGTGGCGATCGGGATGCCGCTGCCGGCGCGGACCCGACGCGGCGAGCCGACGCTGTCGAACAGCGTGGCGGCGATCGGCGCCGGCGGGCCGCTGCCCTGGCGCTACGACAAGCGGCACCTGGTGCCGTTCGGCGAGTTCGTCCCGCCCGGCTTTCGCTGGTTCGTCGACATGATGGAGATCCCGCTCGGCGACTTCGGCCGCGGCGCGCCGCACCAGCCCGCGCTCGACGTGCGCGGGCAGCGGCTCGCCTTCAACATCTGCTACGAGGACATCTTCGGCCGCGAGCTGGCCCCGCAGGTGCGCGACGGCGCGACGATCCTGGTCAACGTCAGCAACATCGCCTGGTTCGGCGAGTCGCACGCGCTGCCCCAGCACCTGCAGATCGCGCGGATGCGGGCGATCGAGTTCGCGCGCCCGATGCTGCGCGCGACGAACACCGGCGTGACCGCCGCGATCGACGCGCGCGGCCGGGTGCTCGGCGCGTTGCGGCCGCACAGCGAGGAATCGCTGGCCGCGTCGCTGCGCGGGACGTCGGGGCTCACGCCCTATGCCCGGGCCGGCGACCTGGCGCCGCTCGCGCTGGTCGCGGCGCTGGCGCTCGCCGGGCTCGCCTTCGGCGCGGCCGCGCCGAGGGAGTGACCGCCGCTGGCCGGGAGGTCGGCACGATAGAATGCCGGTTTTGTCCAGCCCGGCCCCTCTCGGGCCCGCTCCGTCGATGCTCACTTTCCAGCAGATGATCCTGCGCCTTCAGGCGTACTGGGACCAGCGCGGCTGCGCGCTGCTGCAACCCTACGACATGGAAGTCGGCGCCGGCACCTTCCACACCGCGACCTTCCTGCGCGCGATCGGCCCCGAGCCCTGGCGCGCCGCCTACGTGCAGCCCTCGCGCCGGCCCAAGGACGGCCGCTACGGCGACAACCCGAACCGGCTGCAGCACTACTACCAGTACCAGGTCGTGCTCAAGCCGTCGCCGCCCGACATCCTCGACATGTACCTCGGCTCGCTCGAGGCGATCGGCATCGACCTGCAGGCCAACGACGTGCGCTTCGTCGAGGACGACTGGGAGTCGCCCACGCTCGGCGCCTGGGGCCTGGGCTGGGAGGTCTGGCTCAACGGCATGGAGGTCACGCAGTTCACCTACTTCCAGGAGGTCGGCTCGCTGAAGTGCCAGCCGATCACCGGCGAGATCACCTACGGCCTCGAGCGGCTCGCGATGTACCTGCAGCGCGTCGAGAGCGTCTACGACCTGCAGTGGACCGAGGGCGTCACCTATCGCGACGTCTTCCACCAGAACGAGGTCGAGCAGTCGACCTACAACTTCGAGCACTCGAACGCGCCGATGCTGTTCCGCCACTTCGACGAGTACGAGGCCGAGGCGAAGCGCCTGATCGAGGCGAACCTCGCGCTGCCGGCCTACGAGATGGTCATGAAGTGCTCGCACACCTTCAACCTGCTCGACGCCCGCGGCGCGATCTCGGTCACCGAGCGCGCCGCCTACATCGGCCGCGTGCGCGCGCTGGCGCGCGCGGTCGCGCAGGCCTACCACGACTCCCGCGAGCGGCTCGGCTTCCCGATGCTCGCCTCGCTCAACGCCGCCGCCTGAAGCCGTGACCGCCGCCCTGCTCTCCGCTTCTCCCGCGACGACCGCCCCGCTGCTGGTCGAGCTGTTCACCGAGGAACTGCCGCCCAAGGCGCTCGCCCGGCTCGGCGAGGCCTTCGCCGAGGGCGTCGCCGACGGGCTTCGCAGCCGCGGACTGGCCGCCGCCGACGCGCGCGTCGAGCGCTTCGCGACGCCGCGCCGCCTGGCCGTGCGCGTGCACGACGTGCTGTCGCAGGCGCCCGACCGGCAGGTCGAGCAGAAAGGCCCGTCGGTCAAGGTCGGGCTCGACGCCAACGGCATGCCGACGCAGGCGCTGCTGAAGTGGGCCGAGCGCCAAGGCGCGTCGCTCGACCGGCTCGAGCGCGCCAGTGACGGCAAGCAGGACTGTTTCTGGTATCGCAGCACCGCGCCGGGCGACATCCTCGAGGCCGCGATCGTCGCGATCATCGAGACCGCGCTCGGCCGCCTGCCGATCCCGAAGGTGATGCAGTACCAGCTGGCCGACGGCCAGACCACGGTCGGCTTCGTCCGCCCGGCCCACGGCCTGGTCGTGCTGCACGGCGACCGCGTGGTGCCCGCCACCGTGCTCGGCGTGCACGCGGGCAGCATCACGCACGGCCATCGCTTCCAGTCGCCGGGCGCGCTCGAGCTGCCCGACGCGCTCTCCTACGAGTCGGTGCTGCGCGAGCGCGGCCGCGTGCTGGCCTCGTTCGACGCGCGGCGCGCGCGGATCGCGAGCCTGCTGCGCGAGCGCGCCGCCGGGCTCGGCGCGAGCATCGGCGAAGGCGACACGGTCGAGGCGCTGCTCGACGAGGTCACCGCGCTCGTCGAGTGGCCGGCCGTCTACGTCGGCGAGTTCGAGAGCGAGTTCCTGCAGGTGCCGCCCGAGTGCCTGATCCTGACGATGCGCACGAACCAGAAGTACTTCCCGCTGTTCGACGCGAGCGGCAAGCTGCTTCCGAAGTTCCTGCTCGTCTCGAACATGGAGGTCGACGACCCCTCGTTCATCGTCGACGGCAACCAGCGGGTCGTTCGCCCGCGCCTTGCCGACGCGCGCTTCTTCTTCGAGCAGGACCTCAAGGTCACCCTCGAGTCGCGCGTGCCGCGCCTCGCCTCGGTCGTCTACCACGCCAGGCTCGGCTCGCAGGGCGAGCGCGTCGAGCGGGTGCGCGCGATCGCCCGCGCGATCGCCGGCATGCTCGGTGCCGACGCCGCGCTGGCCGACCGCGCAGCGCTGCTCGCCAAGACCGACCTGCTGACCGGCATGGTCGGCGAGTTCCCCGAGTTGCAGGGGATCATGGGCGCCTACTACGCCCGCCACGACGGCGAACCCGAGGAAGTCGCGGTCGCGATCCGCGAGCACTACCAGCCGCGCTTCGCGGGCGACGCCCTGCCCTCGCAGCGCACCGGCCTGGTGCTCGCGATGGCCGACAAGCTCGAAACGCTGGCCGGCCTGTTCGGCATCGGGCAGCTGCCCACCGGCGACAAGGACCCGTTCGCGCTGCGCCGGCACGCGCTGGGCCTGATCCGGATGCTGGTCGAGGCGAAGCTCGCGCTGTCGCTCGACGCGCTGCTGCGCTGCGCGTTCGCCTCGTTCGGCGACAAGGTCTCCGACGCCCGCGACACGCTCGCCGGCTTCATCCACGACCGTCTCGCCGGCTGGCTGCGCGAGGGCGGCTTCAGCGCCCAGGAAGTGGCGGCGGTCGTCGACCAGCGACCCGACGACCTGTCCGAGGTGCCCGCCCGGCTGCAGGCCGTGCGCGCCTTCTCGGCCCTGCCCGAGGCCGAGGCGCTGGCCGCGGCCAACAAGCGGATCGGCAACATCCTCCGCAAGGCCGAGGGGGCCGGCGAAGCGGTGCGTTTCGACGCGGCCCTGCTCGCCGAACCGGCCGAGCTGGCGCTCGCCGAGACCATCGCCACGCTCGCGCCGAAAGTGGACGACGCGATGCGCGCCGCCGACTACGGCGCGGCGCTGGCGCTGATGGCGCAGGCCCGCGGCCCGGTCGACAGCTTCTTCGACCAGGTGATGGTCATGGCCGACGACCCGGCGGTGCGCGCCAACCGGCTGGCGCTGCTGTCCACCCTGCGCGGCCTGATGAACCGGGTCGCCGACATCTCCAGGCTGTCGGTCTGATGCCGGGCAACGATCGCAAGGCCCCGGTGAGGCTGGTCATCCTCGATCGCGACGGCGTCATCAACCACGACAGCGACGCCTACATCAAGAATCCGGACGAGTGGCGCCCGCTGCCGGGCAGCATCGAGGCGATCGCCGCGCTCTGCAAGGCCGGCTACCGGGTCGCGGTGGCGACCAACCAGTCGGGCGTCGCGCGCGGACTGTTCGACCTGAAGGTGCTGGCCGCGATCCACGACAAGATGCACGCGCTCGTCGACAAGGCCGGCGGCCGGATCGACGCGATCTTCTTCTGCCCCCACGGCCCGAATTCGGGCTGCGAGTGCCGCAAGCCGAGGCCCGGCCTGTTCCGCGAGGCCCTCGAGCGCTTCGGCGCCCAGCCCGGCGAGACCTGGGCGATCGGCGACCAGCTTCGCGACCTGCAGGCGGCGCACGCGGCCGGCTGCCGGCCCATCCTCGTGCTGAGCG
This genomic window from Zeimonas sediminis contains:
- a CDS encoding HlyC/CorC family transporter produces the protein MSDDSPGGEARRPLFERLAALLLRVPEDREQLLGVLRQAHDRSLLDADALSMIEGVLQVAELSAGDVMVPRAQMDVIDVSESPESFLPKVIATAHSRFPVVEGDRDKVVGILHAKELLRMYSGEEVDLRDLLRPAIFIPESKRLNVLLREFRVNRNHLAIVVDEYGGTAGLVTIEDVLEQIVGDIEDEFDFDEEIDHIVPVEPGATGPRWRVRAIAGIRQLNEIAGSSLSDEDVDTVGGLVTDALGRVPRRGERVEIGGLSFEVLRADARQVHLLLVEPVAAAPQGDGQAGPRD
- the lnt gene encoding apolipoprotein N-acyltransferase → MLRDRLRRAAAPGAAFAAGLVHAASFAPLGLWWLQLLALAAAIRIACAARSPTLAGLAFGFGWFVSGVAWLFVSMHRYGGMPAPMAAAALVLFALYLGAFAATGIALATPSLRRALPGGAGRTPRGVAGAALLFAGLWGAGEMLRGWLFTGFPWLSSGYAQVDGPLAGLAPAVGVHGVGAAAALVAAALALAAPPSRREGESAGPGASAGRRAASGALAAALACLALPLLAGLALLPVRWADEVGEPIRVRLLQGNVPQQMKFDPARSVAAMQAYAQAIAAEPADLIVLPETAWTVPWSRTPPSIAAAIVDAVGDGVVAIGMPLPARTRRGEPTLSNSVAAIGAGGPLPWRYDKRHLVPFGEFVPPGFRWFVDMMEIPLGDFGRGAPHQPALDVRGQRLAFNICYEDIFGRELAPQVRDGATILVNVSNIAWFGESHALPQHLQIARMRAIEFARPMLRATNTGVTAAIDARGRVLGALRPHSEESLAASLRGTSGLTPYARAGDLAPLALVAALALAGLAFGAAAPRE
- the glyQ gene encoding glycine--tRNA ligase subunit alpha; the encoded protein is MLTFQQMILRLQAYWDQRGCALLQPYDMEVGAGTFHTATFLRAIGPEPWRAAYVQPSRRPKDGRYGDNPNRLQHYYQYQVVLKPSPPDILDMYLGSLEAIGIDLQANDVRFVEDDWESPTLGAWGLGWEVWLNGMEVTQFTYFQEVGSLKCQPITGEITYGLERLAMYLQRVESVYDLQWTEGVTYRDVFHQNEVEQSTYNFEHSNAPMLFRHFDEYEAEAKRLIEANLALPAYEMVMKCSHTFNLLDARGAISVTERAAYIGRVRALARAVAQAYHDSRERLGFPMLASLNAAA
- the glyS gene encoding glycine--tRNA ligase subunit beta: MTAALLSASPATTAPLLVELFTEELPPKALARLGEAFAEGVADGLRSRGLAAADARVERFATPRRLAVRVHDVLSQAPDRQVEQKGPSVKVGLDANGMPTQALLKWAERQGASLDRLERASDGKQDCFWYRSTAPGDILEAAIVAIIETALGRLPIPKVMQYQLADGQTTVGFVRPAHGLVVLHGDRVVPATVLGVHAGSITHGHRFQSPGALELPDALSYESVLRERGRVLASFDARRARIASLLRERAAGLGASIGEGDTVEALLDEVTALVEWPAVYVGEFESEFLQVPPECLILTMRTNQKYFPLFDASGKLLPKFLLVSNMEVDDPSFIVDGNQRVVRPRLADARFFFEQDLKVTLESRVPRLASVVYHARLGSQGERVERVRAIARAIAGMLGADAALADRAALLAKTDLLTGMVGEFPELQGIMGAYYARHDGEPEEVAVAIREHYQPRFAGDALPSQRTGLVLAMADKLETLAGLFGIGQLPTGDKDPFALRRHALGLIRMLVEAKLALSLDALLRCAFASFGDKVSDARDTLAGFIHDRLAGWLREGGFSAQEVAAVVDQRPDDLSEVPARLQAVRAFSALPEAEALAAANKRIGNILRKAEGAGEAVRFDAALLAEPAELALAETIATLAPKVDDAMRAADYGAALALMAQARGPVDSFFDQVMVMADDPAVRANRLALLSTLRGLMNRVADISRLSV
- the gmhB gene encoding D-glycero-beta-D-manno-heptose 1,7-bisphosphate 7-phosphatase; this translates as MRLVILDRDGVINHDSDAYIKNPDEWRPLPGSIEAIAALCKAGYRVAVATNQSGVARGLFDLKVLAAIHDKMHALVDKAGGRIDAIFFCPHGPNSGCECRKPRPGLFREALERFGAQPGETWAIGDQLRDLQAAHAAGCRPILVLSGKGQATMQRGDLPPGTIVRADLAAVATEIAARGAG